Genomic window (Oryza sativa Japonica Group chromosome 3, ASM3414082v1):
CACTGAAAATAATATCTGTCCGTAACTTAGTTTCTATTTTTATTgtaagcactctctttgcagtATGCCATTGCCATGGAGACACTGCAGGTTTTTGCACCCCTAGCTAAACTTCTCGGGATGTATCGAATAAAGGTATCTGATGATAAATCATCTTGAAATATAACTGTTATTTCTGTTTATTGTATAGACTAACTTCATTACTGCAGTGCTTTTATGTTATTGCTGTGTTTGCTTACAAACATTTTGTACTACCATGCTGTTGTGTTTTTTCCAATAAAATTTATACTTCTTTTTTAATGATAATTGTTTTCGTGTTTGCTTTTTTGATTTTAAAAACCTGTATTTCTGCTATAATTTGACCAGTAGACTTGTTTGTCCTGAACTTATTAGTAATATTAAGAAACAAGTCCATTTTATCCTTAAATATTGCTCAAGTTCAGAAATctatgctaaaatttggtatttCACAACCGTGCAAAAACAACCTCCCTTGCTTAATTCACCAATTTTTCGTTGACTTGGTTTTCTGATTGCCAACTTTATGCTGATGTGGCATACGAATCAGTAACAGCATAAAGTGATTCAGTTGTACAGATTGAAATATTCAGATTTGTTGTTGTTGATTTGGATGCAATGTCATCAATTACACCTCCCTCGGATATTTTAGAAGTCAACTTTTCACCTCAGAATGAGACATCCAAGCCCCAAAACAGTTAAAATCTAACCATCGTTTTATCCACTTTATGGTTTTAATGGTGGTTTTGGAGAGTTAAAAGAACATAATGTACTTCCAAAGTTCAGGGGCCAAAGAAATCAATTCCCCTTAATCTTATGACTGTACGAGATATTTTCATAGTAGTATTTTGTAGTTCAAggaccaaaggaaaaaaaatccagttcaaggaccaaaggaaaaaaaatccctttATCTTATGAATAGAAGGGGTGGTTTCATACTGGTGTTTTCTGTCAGTCTTAGAAAGGTCTCCTCTGTAGTTCGTTGCATTGTGAGAATGTCGATGTGTTTCTTATGAAGCTTATCATAGCTTCTGGTACTTTGCCTGGGTCCATTTGACCAGTTGCTCTTATTCTTGTAGTCTGAGCTAGAATATCTGTCCTTCATGTACATGAATCCTGGTGATTTCGCTGAACTAAAGAAAAGAGTTGAGGACCTCTACAAGGCCCATGAACAAGAATTGGAAGAGGTACTTTGTTTTTGCTATTGCACTTTGATTTGCATTCTACTCTGAATGAGATTCATTATAATTTTTGAATTACAGGCAAATCAAATCTTAGGGGAAAAGATTGCTGAGGATCAATTTCTTGATCTTGTTAGTGTTGAAACACAAGTGCGTTCAGTCTGCAAAGAACTCTACAGGTAGAGCACACATGATGtcttattaattaaaaataagtattATCTTGAACCTTCACTTCCACTTTAATACTACCCCTGCCTAGTGATATACTGTTGGTATAAACTTGGTTTAGCTTATTTGTTTACACTACTTACAAATGCAATTCATATTAGAGCACAATGAATTTCCTCACAAATTTCTTTAGTTATATCTTTGTAAAAAAGTGGATATTTGTTTTCACTACTTTGTCAATTTGCTTACACAACATCATTAAATAGTGTGGTACAGTTACAGACTGATTGACGTTTTCTGCTGCAAaatcctttttttcttctcattcacATTTTGCACCTAAAAAGGTGATCAACAATTATTTTTGCATTATTCATTACCAAGTTTGAAATAGGTGGCAAAAGTGTTTTCTTAGGCAGATTATTTATCATTTGGTCATATTGCAGCATTTATAAAACTGCGCTGAAGTCCAAGAGTTCAATAAATGAGATAAATCAGGTTGCACAGGTATGATTTTCCTATGTCAGATAAGTTGCCTAGCTTTATCATTTTAACGAATAACTTATTCTCTGAAAAGTATTGTGTTTCTATATTATTCAGCTGCGGATCATCATAAAGCCAAAATCCTGCAATGGTGTGGGGCCATTGTGCACTGCACAACAGGTATAACATTACAAGTGTAACATACCATCTTTTCTGTATGAAATTAAAATTTACTAATGTGTAAATATGCTCAATCCACTGATGCGCAAGCATTCAATTCATTTCAGATCTGCTACCATGTCCTTGGTCTTGTTCATGGTATCTGGACACCTATACCTCAAGCTGTGAGTTATCTGCTTTCCTTATTCATTATAATTTTTACCTCTTTTGATTTTGCCATTTCTAAAAGCCAGCTGTATAGGTGAAAGATTACATTGCAACCCCAAAGCCTAATGGATACCAAAGTCTACACACGACAGTGATACCATTTCTGAATGAGAGTATGTTCCATTTGGAAGTTCAGGTAATGTTGGCTTAGCTGCCTGCCATTTAGCTAAATTCATACTACAAACTCTCAAGCATGTGCTCATTCTAATGCAAGTTTCACTTTATGTTCCTACTGTATTGCAGATAAGAACAGAGGATATGGATCTCATAGCAGAAAGAGGCATTGCTGCGCACTACAGTGGAAGAGGGGTTGTTTCAGGGCCTGTTCGTCCTGGAATATCAAGTGGAAGGAATTCAAATGGGAAAGTGATATGTCTGAACAATACAGGCTTTGCTCTGAGGGTATATAATGATGTCAAAGCTTATTGCACTTCATATTAAGTACCCCCTCTGTTCTAAAAAATAAGGCGTCCTTGTTTTCAGGAAAAATCAACATTTGAAAACTTTGACTGATAATTgatctaaaatatttttttggtgtCATGTATGTAGTACCACTAGATTTGTatctgaaaatattttcatatcatGTTAATTTCAAAGTACCCCAGTTAATAATATATTACTACCCCTGTCCTaaaatgtatgacaccgttgacttttcgcataatgtttgaccattcgtcttaaaattttagtgtaaatatgAAAAAGTATAAGTTAATATTATTTTGATGATAAAGCAAgtgacaacaaaataaatgatatttatatcttttttgaataagacgaatggttaaacattatgtaaaaggtcaacggcgtcatatattctGGGATGGATTATAAAAGAAATCAATGGTGAAAGTATAATGTTGGGATGCTGTGAAATAAGTTAGTACgctttatattttagaacggaggagtATTTATTATCACATTTCCTTAAGAAAGAACTCCAAAGACTTCTCATCTTTGATAGATTGGTTGGCTCAATGCAATCCGTGAATGGCAAGAAGAGTTTGTTGGTAACATGAGTTCTAGGGAATTTGTTGATACTATCACCCGAGATCTTCTGGGAAGCCGTGTCTTTGTGTTTACACCAAAAGGCGAGGTGAGGTGCTGACTTGGAGGACATTTCTTCCATTTGAGTTGAGCGATTGGTTTGAATATAGTTTTCATTGGCAGATTAAAAACTTGCCTAAGGGGGCCACTGTGGTTGATTATGCTTACCTGATTCACACAGAAATTGGGAACAAAATGGTAGCTGCAAAGGTTAGTTATGGATAATAGCATTATGATCATCATTGTATTTGtgtgctcatgttcttcctttcAGGTGAATGGCAATCTAGTTTCACCAATCCATGTACTTGCAAATGCTGAAGTTGTGGAGATTATAATTTATGATGTAAGTACTCATTTCATATATTGCATGATTTATTTCTGTTTTATATCTTTGTGTCAATTTGTAACTTTCAAGATATGTTTATTGATTGAGCCATGTCTCGACATTGATGCACATGCCCACAACATACAAGTTGCAACTTTGATTGCCCTTTTTTTGTGTGTATATGGGTGAtaacctccgtcccaaaatttTAGGGATCCTggcattcaaaatttgtccaaaaGTAGTAGGGATTCTAGAGTACTACTCCCTGCTAACCACCTCATTTAATGTTCACCCAATCTTACCCCCAACCACCCTCGCACTACCCACAGACCCCTCAATAAGAGGCATCATAGTCTTTTCCCTTTAACCTTAATCTCTCCAAAAAAATCTTAagatcccttatattttggaactgaGGGAGCAACTTACACGCCAGTAGGTCTGAAATTTTATTCCAGCATATAACCATCCGACCATGTGGTCTGTAGCATCATATATcttttttcatttgcaaatgtactccctccatttcatattataagtcatttgattttttttcttagtcaaagttctttaggtttgcctaagtttatagaaaaagcTAGCAACATCTACAGCactaaattaatttcattaaatttagcatgaaatatattttaataatatgtttgttttatattgaaaatgctactatatttttctacaaacttaaagaagtttgactaagaaaaaagtcaaaaagaCTTATAATAAGAAACAGATGGAGTACGATTCAGCTTGCTACAGACAAATTCATAGCAGTATGATAACCCCCTTGGGGGCCAGGATCCTGGCCCATACAAAGGAGCCCTAAAAGGGACAGCAGCATGACAGCTCACATTGTCCCTGAATCAATTGAAAGACCAAAGGTGCATTTCCAGTTCATACCGTGGGATCAGCCCTTCATAGTTCCTAATTTCACACTTGAAAGTTACAACATAATTCTGAGGGAAATAGATGGAAGTAGATGTGATGTCTCTGTGAGGCCATTTGCGATTTTTCTCAGTTTAAGGCATACTGTTACTCTTGCTAGTGCCTTTTATCCATCAAGAGGATTCTAGAGAACTATTCCATTGGCATTGCTTATATTATACCTGTGACATCCATTTAAACTCATCTGCCTTTTCTTGTTTCAGAAATTATCTGCTAAATATGCATTCCAGCGTCACCAGCAGTGGCTTCAACATGCGAAAACTCGCAGTGCAAGACACAAAATTATGAAAGTAAGTCTAAAAGGATTTCTTACATTATTAGATGGTTCTGGCAACTAACCGTTTGCCTTTCTCCAGTTCTTGCGGGAGCAAGCTGCTCTTTCTGCTGCTGAAATAACTGCCGACGCCGTTAATAACTTTGTTGCCGATCTTGAAGATGAAAGTGACTATGAGCAGTCGATTCCAAGCTCTGAAAATAAGGACTATACATTCAACTGGCAGAAGATATTGAATTCTGACAAACTATCCTTTGGAAACAAGAAGAGCGACTGCTTTTTACCTGTTAAAAATGTCTCTGTGCCAAAGGTTAATGGGAAGCACAACAAAACTGTCAAAGAACTGGGCATCAAAATTAATGGTTCAACATTTCGTGGTGATAGCTTCACTGATTTTATTCACCCTGGTGTTTCCAGCAGTAAAGAAGTTCTCCCTAGTGTGGATAACTGGAAAGCTGGTAAAATTTGTGCGTGGCACAATACAGAAGGCAGCTCTATCCAATGGCTCTGCATAGTGTGTGTTGATCGAAAAGGTTTCACTCCTGCCATCTAATTGTTGGACAAAGctgaaaatattttattagcTTTACCTCTATAATTTATTAGTTTTAACTAATAAGACGTTGCAAACATGTCCACATTTTGTTCCTTTCTGCACAACTATTTACATCTAATTTATTTTTGGGTTATGTTGTTTTGACCTTTACCTGCAAATATTAATATAATCACTTCAAATGGCTTTCAATATTCATCATAGGTATGGTTGCGGAAGTTTCATCAGCTCTAACAGCGTGTGGAATCACCATATGCTCGTGTGTGGTAAATGGACCAACTTGCCTCAATAATTTAGTATCATCCTTTTTTATGTGATAATCAATGCAACATTGCATCATTTACCCTATTAAGTTCCCATCTTGAATTTGTCAGCCACCTCTTTGTACTGTTTGTGTTTGATCATTTCTGCTATAATTCTTAGGCGGAGCGAGATAAGAGAAGGGGAATAGGTGTGATGTTGTTCCACTTTGAGGGGGCATATGAGAATGTGGTGTGCTTCCTTAACTGATCTGTATTCCTGTTCTAATTGTTGCATTGGGCACTGTACCTAAATAGAAAATTGCAATTGCAGGTCAGTGCATGCTCCGGTGTTGATATGATTCTTGGGGTTCTTGGTTGGTCCGTTGGATGCAGCTGTAATCCTTTGGGTGTTCTTGAATGCTAGCGGACAACAGGCATCACGCTGCATCAGTTCACCATCTCCAGCAAAAAGGAGAGACAATTTTGAAGCACCAAGAAATCAGTCCGCTCAATGGTTCAGGAGCAGTCCGATCTTGGTTGATGATGCTGTGCAACCCATAACTTGTCCTTCAAAGAAGGTAGAGTGAGGGTAGAGCAAGCTGGAGCCGGATATTCTGGTTCGTTTGGAAGCGAGAGGAGTGTACATAGCTGAGCAAGCTACTAGTGAACTGTTAGTCCAGGGATTGGTTGGGTTATAGTATTATACAAAAGCCTCCATGAATGACCAACAATGGCAGCTTctctcttctattttttttgtttgccatTCGTACACTAGTTATGTATGACATGTGCAGCTAGAATTTTGATCTGATGGGATTCCAATGCCCCAAATTTTGCCCGTATTCGTTATTTCACTCGGTGATTATGACTATGCTGTAGCTTCGATTTTTCAATGGTATAAGTTTTCTTTTCTTACTTTGGGGCCTAATGAAATGCGTTGGCTTAAGAACATCTAACTGGCAGATAAATAATTCAGCGAAGAGTCCTCTGTTTTGCAGAGGTAAAAAAACAGACGCAGTCCATACTGTACAGTAACTGAAACAAGAGAATGGCTTGTTTGCTACAGTTAACTTATATGAAATGCACCTGGATTGCGACTGATTTAGAATGTGGACAATGTGGACCAAGCCAAGCCATTTTCTCACGTCTTACCGAGACGAATCGCTCGTGCCAAGGACTCATTGACCCTTGATTCAGTTGAGAAATGGGAGATATTTCTGTTTGGCATTTGATAAAATAGTCTGTTGCCCGgcgaaaaataaaatatctgTTAATCGACATAGTGAGAACATTGATGTGTTTATTCAACTATAACGCACTCTAATAAGCGAAAACTACGTGTTTCGATCTTGTTTCATGTGCTAGCGTGTGTGAGCCACTCTTCAGCTTTGGTGGCGTCGCAGGAATACGCAGTTGAGGTCCTTGTCAGATACAGAGTCTAATTCAATCGCAAAGGTCAGTACTTTCCCTTTGGTTAATGTTGAGGTTTTGGGTCTCTTGACTATATACTAGTATGTAAATATGTATAGTCAAGCTTTAAATAGGTGCACCTAACCACGTCGACGACGAATGTTTGTTTGATATTGGCTTGTCTTGTTGCCTTACATGTCACTGCTGAGATAACGTGAAGAGCACAAAAGCAAGGGTTTTCCCTTTCACTAGATGCGAGTATATGTACAATAGCGTCAAGTGTGTTAACAAGCTTCTTCGTTAAAAAATGGGAAGTGTGTTAACATTGGCATGAATATTGCTGCTGTAGTGCTGTCATTCTCTAGTGGTCTAGTTGCAGGGAGAGTGATGGCAAAGTTTGTGttgttctcctcctcccctcttatGTTCTTCTTTTGATCAACACCTGATAGGCGACCAAAGAATCGTAGACGAGAATGACACTAcgagagagagatatatatgCTTAAGTTGCTGAAAGCTTTACACATCGAGAAATGGGGAATGAACCTAAGTCTCTGTCGCCTTTCAAATTGTGTGTCTCATAGGTTGACACGAgagcaaataaataaataaatgcaccCTGCATGAGCGCATGCGCATGAGACATACTACCTCGTCCTAAAATACTTATTGTTTTgagttattttttaatatttagttatttgttttatttaaaatttatggattattatttattttatttgtgacttgctttattatatgacttatcttttttatatttatactaattttttaaataagaggaATGGTTAAatgttataagaaaaaaaattcaaagcgACCACTaatttgagacggaggtagtatattctAGCTAGCTGTTCATGGATTTATGACATTTTGGACATGTTCCTGAaaccaaaaagaagatgagTTTCAAATATAAAAGTTCGGTTACACTATAAGGCATGtgcttatttttctttcttaacAGACTGAAAGGGAGTGCTTTTAATTTTAGATCATCACCAATGAATGCAAGGTTTAGCAAACCACCTAGCATTAGGGGCGGAGTATTCAGATCCTCCTAAATCATCATgtaaatttttaaatactaGCTAAATGCTCATGCTTtgctaaaaaaaagaacatatatTAATGTGTTACCCCTTTTCACTATAAGGAACATTTATCTTACTCTAATTTTTTATGTGGCCGTccatttggattttattttttaatattaaaaagtTAAGGGGTTAACATGTAGAATTTACAATGAGAGTACGTAGGTGGGGTGACAGATGCACTACTACTACCACCATTGTTTTTTAAAGAAGTATAAAAATAAACAACTCATTAGTTAGCCCTATCCTAGTTCTATTCTTTGGTAATTTCTGGTTCCGTAACTGCCTATCATCAACCATTTTCTGTGTTTGAGCTGAAAACTTTGCATGCTTCTATTCTTTATGGTCTCTTTTGTTTGCTCTACTAGCTATAGATAGATCAATATCGATTAACCATTCGACTATAAAAGGAACTTAATTATATGTAAGTCTAGGAATTAATGTTCCTCTAGTTTATGCTAACACTACTGTGATCGTCCCTGCAGGTTCCAAAAATAGGTAAACAGTAGAATCTCCAGTAATTCGTTTTGGCTGCACGTCTCCATCATCAACGACCGGCACCTACTCGTCACACTGACACACACTTGCATCTATAAACAACGGCCATGTATCAAACTATGGGCTTCTGGATTCAGTGTTTTGGAAGTATTAATTACTCGAGTGAATTGACAAGTACTGTCTCGTTAGATGACCACT
Coding sequences:
- the LOC4332791 gene encoding putative GTP diphosphokinase RSH1, chloroplastic, whose protein sequence is MQPPTGAVSGSSSSSLECVSSCRTSWRGGGRPYECSVLSCAWNAPRALTGALASTTAQCSSCSHAEAGAGWRRRGQSQRSNNSLLHITWAEGINRGKFGYGSSAHSFPTGNFFKSWSTSVDPTWRVFCYSSSESFNHISPETLWEDLKPAISYLQPEELNFVHDALKLAYEAHNGQKRRSGEPFIIHPVEVARILGEHELDWESIAAGLLHDTVEDTDMVTFERIENEFGVTVRRIVEGETKVSKLGKLQCKNEGNSKQDVKAEDLRQMFLAMTEEVRVIIVKLADRLHNMRTLTHMPQHKQYAIAMETLQVFAPLAKLLGMYRIKSELEYLSFMYMNPGDFAELKKRVEDLYKAHEQELEEANQILGEKIAEDQFLDLVSVETQVRSVCKELYSIYKTALKSKSSINEINQVAQLRIIIKPKSCNGVGPLCTAQQICYHVLGLVHGIWTPIPQAVKDYIATPKPNGYQSLHTTVIPFLNESMFHLEVQIRTEDMDLIAERGIAAHYSGRGVVSGPVRPGISSGRNSNGKVICLNNTGFALRIGWLNAIREWQEEFVGNMSSREFVDTITRDLLGSRVFVFTPKGEIKNLPKGATVVDYAYLIHTEIGNKMVAAKVNGNLVSPIHVLANAEVVEIIIYDKLSAKYAFQRHQQWLQHAKTRSARHKIMKFLREQAALSAAEITADAVNNFVADLEDESDYEQSIPSSENKDYTFNWQKILNSDKLSFGNKKSDCFLPVKNVSVPKVNGKHNKTVKELGIKINGSTFRGDSFTDFIHPGVSSSKEVLPSVDNWKAGKICAWHNTEGSSIQWLCIVCVDRKGMVAEVSSALTACGITICSCVAERDKRRGIGVMLFHFEGAYENVVSACSGVDMILGVLGWSVGCSCNPLGVLEC